From Streptomyces sp. SCSIO 75703:
GCTGGTCGCCCGCTTCTACGACCCGACCGGCGGCCGGGTCACCGCCGACGGGCGGGACCTGCGCGACCTCGACCTGACCGGGTACCGGCACCGGCTGGGCGTCGTCCCGCAGGAGACGTACCTCTTCCCCGGCACCGTCCGGGACGCCATCGCCTACGGGCGCCCCGGGGCCACCGACGCCGAGGTCGAGGCGGCGGCGCGCGCGGTCGGCGCCCACGAGATGATCGCCGGGCTCACCGGCGGCTACCTCCACGAGGTCGCCGAACGGGGCCGCAACCTCTCCGCCGGGCAGCGCCAGCTCATCGCGCTGGCCCGCGCCGAACTGGTCGACCCCGACGTGCTGTTGCTCGACGAGGCCACCGCCGCCCTGGACCTGGCCACCGAGGCGCAGGTCAACCTGGCCACCGACCGTCTCGCCGGCCGCCGGACCACGCTGGTGGTGGCCCACCGGCTCACCACCGCCGCCCGCGCCGACCGGGTCGTGGTCATGGACCGGGGCCGGGTCGCGGAGGACGGCACGCACGACGAACTCCTCGCGCTCGACGGCCGGTACGCGCGGCTGTGGCGCACGTTCACCGGCGCGGCCGGACCCGAGGAGCCGGTGGGCGCCGTCCGCTGACCGCCCGCCGGCCTCCCGCACGGATTCGCGCAACCGTACGACCCGCGCCGGCGTCCGTACCTCCGTACGCCGGGGAGTGCCGTCCGGCGGTGTGCCGTCGTGCGGAGGGGTGGTGCCCGGTGGGTGAGGGCGAGGGGGCGCGCGGGCGTCCGGTGCGCGCCGCGGCGGTGCTGCCGGCGGCCGGACTGCTCGTGGCCGGGCTGCTCGTGGCGGGGCTGCCGCATCCGGCGGGGGCCGCCGGGGACTGCCCCGGCCGGCGGGTGCGCACGCTGTCCTTCGCCACCGGCTCGGTCCGGGTCCACCAGCACGGCCGCCACCTGTGCGCGGTCACCGTCCCGTACGGGCGCGGCCCCGCGGGGACCGTCACCGTCGGCGTGCAGGCCCGCGGCGGCCGGCCGGTGGTGGCGACCCGCCACACCGCCCGCCGGGCGGGCCCGGTGACGGTGTACGCCGGGCGGCGCTGGGTGCGGGTGTGGGGCGCCGTGGACCGCGGATCGGCCGCATCCGGCTGGTTCCGCCGCTGACCCCCCGTCCGGCGGGCGCCGCCGACTTCTTCCGGGCAATTCCCCATGTCCCCTGGTGCGCGGGTGAGTTGCTCGGATACGTTCCGCCGGACGTCCGTTACCCAGGGGAGAACGCATGCGCAAGGCGCTCAGATGGCTGCTGGCGCTGGTGGTGCTCATCGGCACCGTCGGCACGGCCGGGACGGCCACCGCCGCCCCGCCGGAGGCCACCGGCACCGACATCAAGGACCGGCTCCTGTCCATCCCGGGCATGAGCCTGATCGAGGAGAAGCCGTACACCGGCTACCGCTTCTTCGTCCTGAACTACACCCAGCCGGTCGACCACCGGCACCCGGCCAAGGGCACGTTCCAGCAGCGGATCACCGTGCTGCACAAGGACGTGAGCCGTCCGACGGTCTTCTACACCGGCGGCTACGGCGTCTCCACCTCGCCCGGCCGCCGGGAGCCGACGCAGATCGTCGACGGCAACCAGGTCTCCATGGAGTACCGCTTCTTCACCCCGTCCCGGCCCTCGCCGGCCGACTGGTCGAAGCTGGACATCTGGCAGGCCGCCAGCGACCAGCACCGCATCTTCACCGCCCTCAAGCCGCTCTACACCAAGAACTGGATCGCCACGGGCGGCTCCAAGGGCGGCATGACCGCCACGTACTACGAGCGGTTCTACCCCCGTGACATGGACGGCGTGGTCGCCTACGTCGCCCCCAACGACGTGGTGAACAAGGAGGACTCCGCCTACGACCGCTTCTTCGCCCGCGTCGGCACCAAGGAGTGCCGCGACCGGCTGAACGCCGTCCAGCGCGAGGCGCTGGTGCGCAGGGCCCCGCTGGCGAAGCGCTACGCCGCCGAGGCCGCCGCCAACGGCTACACCTTCACCACCATCGGCAGCCTGGACCGGGCCTACGAGGCCGTCGTCCTCGACTACGTGTGGGGCTTCTGGCAGTACGGCACCCTCGCCGAATGCGCCACCATCCCGGCCGACGCCCGCACCGCCACCGACGACGAGATCTGGACCTCGGTCGACACGATCTCCGGCTTCTCCTTCTACACCGACCAGGGCCTGGAGCCGTACACGCCGTACTACTACCAGGCGGGCACCCAGCTCGGCGCCCCCACGATCCAGTTCCCGCACATCGAGAGGAAGTACGTGCGCTACGGCTACCAGCCGCCGCGCAACTTCGTGCCCCGCTCGATCCCGATGACCTTCCAGCCCTGGGCCATGCGGGACGTGGACACCTGGGTCCGGCACAACGCCCGCCAGATGCTCTTCGTCTACGGCGAGAACGACCCGTGGGGCGCCGAACCCTTCCGCCTCGGCGCCGGGGCGCGCGACTCCTACGTCTTCACCGCCCCCGGCATGAACCACGGCGCCAACGTCGCCGGGCTGGTGCCGGCGCAGAAGGCCCTCGCCACCGCGCGCATCCTCGACTGGGCGGGCGTCGCCCCCGCCGCCGTCCAGGAGAACCCGGCCGCGGCCAAGCCGCTCGCCGCGTTCGACGCCACGCTCGACCGGCGGGACGTGGAGCGCGAGCCGATGCTGCGGCCGTGACCCCCGGGCGCCCCGGCCCCCTCGCGGGGCGCGGGGCGCCTGCCGCGCCCGGCCGCCGGTGACCGCCTCACAGCGGCCGGGCGCACCCCACCGGGCGGTCGCCGCCCAGGTGGACGAAGAGCGCGGTCCCCGCCGGGCAGTCGTCGCGCGCGGCGACCGCGTCGCTCACCCGGTAGCGCGGCGCGTGCTCGGCGCCGCCGTCGCAGGCGGTCTCGCGGGCCGTGCCCGCGGCGGCCTCGTACACGCAGTCCCCGACGATGGTGCGCGGACCGCCCCCGCGGCCCGGGTCGCCCGGGTGCGGCGGCTGGAGCGACCGCATGCACGCGTAGCCCCGCGCCGGCCCGTCCTCGCTCACGTGCAGCACGAAATCGGTGGTGGCCGGGCACAGGGGGCCGTCCCCGGCCGCCGTGTCGTACCGGGCCACCACCCGCGCCGCCGCCCGCTCGCCGGCGCACGACACCTCGCGCACGCCGACCGTCCCGAAGGAACCGCACTCGCCGACCGCGAGGAACACCGCCCCGAACCCGGACGGGGCGACGGACGCCCCGGCCGGCGCCGGCCGCCCGGCCCCGCCCGCCGGGGACTGGCACCCCGTCAGCAGGGCGCCGCCCAGCGCCGCCAGCGCGCCCAGCGCCGCCACCGACCCTCGTCCACGCATCGCCGCCCCCGGTTCCCCGACCAGCGTGACCCGCGGCCGAGGGCGCGCGCCAGTGGCGCGGGAGGCTTCGCGCGGGGCGGTGGAGGCGCCCGGGGCGCACGGCGCCGGCCGCGCTACGCCCGGTAGCGCAGCCCGTGCCCGACGGGGAGGAGCACCGCCGTCGGGTCGTCCGCCCGCGCCACCGGCACCGGCAGCCGCCCGCGCGGCCCGGTCCGTCCGGCGAGGACCCGGGCCGCGGCC
This genomic window contains:
- a CDS encoding S28 family serine protease; this encodes MRKALRWLLALVVLIGTVGTAGTATAAPPEATGTDIKDRLLSIPGMSLIEEKPYTGYRFFVLNYTQPVDHRHPAKGTFQQRITVLHKDVSRPTVFYTGGYGVSTSPGRREPTQIVDGNQVSMEYRFFTPSRPSPADWSKLDIWQAASDQHRIFTALKPLYTKNWIATGGSKGGMTATYYERFYPRDMDGVVAYVAPNDVVNKEDSAYDRFFARVGTKECRDRLNAVQREALVRRAPLAKRYAAEAAANGYTFTTIGSLDRAYEAVVLDYVWGFWQYGTLAECATIPADARTATDDEIWTSVDTISGFSFYTDQGLEPYTPYYYQAGTQLGAPTIQFPHIERKYVRYGYQPPRNFVPRSIPMTFQPWAMRDVDTWVRHNARQMLFVYGENDPWGAEPFRLGAGARDSYVFTAPGMNHGANVAGLVPAQKALATARILDWAGVAPAAVQENPAAAKPLAAFDATLDRRDVEREPMLRP